Genomic DNA from Candidatus Paceibacterota bacterium:
AATCAAAATCTGTCCTATATGCAAGCCCGAAAAGCTCGCTTCTCCCGAAAGGAAAATCAAATTCAAAATCAATCGTCCGGCTGGAGTAATGCGCTCTGTCTTTTTTGGACACTTCCAATTCGTGGACTTTGTTCATATCGATCCCCACCTCTTCCATCCAATCAAGCATTTCATCTTTCCAATATTCAAAATATTTTTCCCAATCTTCACTCCTAATAAAATATTCTATCTCCATTTGTTCAAATTCACGGACTCGGAAGATAAAATCGCGGGGATTAATTTCATTTCTGAATGCTTTGCCTATTTGCGCCGTACCAAAAGGAAGTTTGGGATGGAAAGCATCCACGGTATTTTTGAAATTTACAAACATTCCTTGCGCTGTCTCCGGTCGAAGATAGGAAATTGAGGAAGAATCATCAGCCGCGCCGACTTTCGTCTGAAACATCATATTGAATTTTTTTTCTTCTCCTAATTTTCCCTTACATTCGGCACATTTTATTTTGTCTTCAATTTGATCGGCTCGGAATTTTTTTCGGCATTTCTCGCACTCCACCATCGGGTCCGCAAAACCCGCCACGTGGCCAGAGGCTTGCCAGACTTCTTGACGCATCAAGATGGATGCATCAATGCCGTACATATCACGGCGAGAATCCACAAATTTTTTCCACCAATTTTGGGTAATATTATTTTTCAAAGCCACTCCAAAATGCCCGAAGTCCCAAGTGCCTCCTAGACCGCCATAAATTTCTGAACCCTGAAAAATAAACCCTCGTCTTTTACAGAGCGAGACTATTTTTTCCATCAGATTATTCTTTTCTTCCTGCCTGCCGGCAGGCAGGTCTTTTTTGTTTTCTTCTTTCATATATTCGATTTATTACTTTACGACGACCCCCCCGCCTGCGGGAAAGGCCACATCATTATCGAGTCGGGTGTTAAGGCCGGCTTTGCTTACTTTAATATCTACATTAGCAAAATCATCATGACCCGTCAAAACTGCTTCATTTATAATGAGTGGAATTGTATCGACTTGAGAAAGCGAGGGTTTAAAAGAAACTTGGAAAGAGACGCTGCGGGCAGGTTCTGTAATTCCAGAACCTTTAGGTATTCTATCTACGTTCCAAGTAATTTCTCTTGTAGAATCATTGTATGTCAGATCCTCTCCAGTTGGAGAAATTGGTCCAACAAAAGTCGTCCATGAAGGCAGGGTGGCTTTTACCTGCGCTTTTGAAATACTATTAGCGGTATTGGAAAGCGTCCAAACGACAGTGTAAGTAGTAGACTGTTCGGCTTTCGGAGGTATCGGACCAGTGTTGGTAAAAGGTCCCGAATAATAAAGCGCTTTTCCGGAAAAACCTACATCCGAAATAATGTGCACAACCGCTCCGCTCGAATTATCAAGTTCATTTACGGCAGAACCTTCGGTGGCTTGATTGCCGGAGATGCTTATATCTATGTTAATAGTTGGATTTGCTAATATTCCATTAGATGCAGAAAACAAAGAAAGCGGAGAAATAGAAAAGGAGACAGAACCAGAATCTCCCGGGTTCAATTCCTTTAATTGACTTTGAGAATTTTTATCCCAAGTAATAGTATCTTTAGATGAATCATAAAAACCTCGCTGCGTATTTACAGTGCTGCGATTAAAAGCATTTCCAGAAATCTTTGCTTTTATTTGCAAGTCATTCACTTTTGTATCTAAATTATTTAAATAACGAATTTCTGCCTTGATTGGCGTCTTTGTATCTACCGCATATTCTGTCTGGGATACGCCATTAATAAAAATATTCGCTTCAATAAAGGGTTTCTTAATCATCACAATATTCTTTATAGAATTTAAAACAACATCAATGACAGATTTGTCTGTACTGGATTGCGAACCGCTTGAAATATTAAAAGTTTTCTCTTCCCCGTCGAAAACGCCGACCATTTTCCCAGTGATAGTAATATCGTGCTCTGCTCCGGGCGCAAGATCACCCAAGTCCCAAACATTGTTGCCAAAAGAGGGTGCGGGCGTAGAATTTCCAAAAACAAATCCGAAAGGATAATCAGCTTTAACGAGTATATTAGAAATTGTTTTAGTAGCGTTTAGCGTAGCTTTGACATTCAGTGTAATGTCTTGATTGGGGCTGATCGAAAGAGGAGCATCTACTCCCAGATTTATCGGAGTGGAAGTTATATTCACTTTGAAATCTTTTTCTTTTACAAAAATGGCATTGGAGCCCGCTACTCTATACTCAAGACTTATTTTTATCGGGCGAATGCTTCCCTGTTCTCCAAAAAGAACTAATTTTACATTTTCATTGCGAGCCGCTCCAGCTGGAATCTCTCCGAGCGAAGTGCGAAAATGCTCGGCATCAGAAGACAGATCAATGTCTCCTCCTTTGGGATATTCCATAACAAGATCTGCTAATTCTAGTGCAGTAGTGTTTCTGTTTACAATTCCTACAACTAGAGAAAGTTCTTCACCCCCGGCTGTAAAATTATTTCCTAGAATGGAAATATCTATATTGTTGTTGGAAACGGTGTTCCCCCCAACAAAAAATACATAACCGGCATAACCCAAGGTTAAAACAAAAAAAACTATTGAAAAAATAAAAAATTTCTTAAATCTGGATGTTTTCATAAAAAACTTATTTTCGTCTTCAGATTCAATTTCTTCTTTTGTTTCCCAAGAATCTGACGCTTCATTTTTATATAAGTTGGAAAACACATCTCGATGCTCTATTTTAGTCTGATAATTCTTGCTAAAAAGCTTGCTTTTTAAGTCTTCAATCTTATTGAGCTTTTTCATGTCATCTAATGGCATATATTGGATTGTAACATTTTTTTACAAATGAGTCTCCTTGAGAGCTTTGTTTATTTGATGCAATACCTCAGGTCTTGATTTGGAAATTTCAAACACTAAATTTTCTTCAAATGGAGATTTGATAAGGTTTTGCAACACTTCATTTTCTCCGATGTATCCCAAATTGTTGAGGATGCGCAAAACAATAATAGCTTCGAGGTTTCTTAGGTCATTAGTTCCTGCTTTTTCTAAAACAGAAAGTCCATTTATCAAATCGGCAAACAAAGCT
This window encodes:
- a CDS encoding glycine--tRNA ligase, with product MKEENKKDLPAGRQEEKNNLMEKIVSLCKRRGFIFQGSEIYGGLGGTWDFGHFGVALKNNITQNWWKKFVDSRRDMYGIDASILMRQEVWQASGHVAGFADPMVECEKCRKKFRADQIEDKIKCAECKGKLGEEKKFNMMFQTKVGAADDSSSISYLRPETAQGMFVNFKNTVDAFHPKLPFGTAQIGKAFRNEINPRDFIFRVREFEQMEIEYFIRSEDWEKYFEYWKDEMLDWMEEVGIDMNKVHELEVSKKDRAHYSSRTIDFEFDFPFGRSELFGLAYRTDFDLKNHKLDYLDEEKGAKIIPHVIEPTFGVGRALLALLVSAYTEDPEGKQEASDGASEKDVRVFLKLKPSIAPVICAVSPLLKNKPELVEYANTKVYALLKEEFGRVAWDDNGNIGKRYRRQDEIGTPFCIVVDFDTLEDDTVTVRDRDTAKQERIKVVDLKNYIKEKIN